Proteins found in one Prochlorothrix hollandica PCC 9006 = CALU 1027 genomic segment:
- the sfsA gene encoding DNA/RNA nuclease SfsA, with protein MLYSYPPLLPGILVKRYKRFMADIALKTGETITAHCPNTGPMTGIYKPGAKVYVSRSDNPKRKLAYTWELIEVEDNGPTWVGVNTSLPNQIVALALEQRLWTQLGDYHRVRREVTYGQEKSRIDFLLDYGDDRPLYLEVKNTTWVRGPLALFPDTVTTRGQKHLRELTAILPQGRAVMLYFINRSDCPQFSPGDDADPCYGQLLRQAVHQGLEVLPCRFTVSPQGVDYLGLGELVL; from the coding sequence ATGCTCTATTCCTATCCCCCCCTCCTGCCCGGTATTCTCGTTAAGCGCTATAAACGGTTCATGGCCGATATCGCCCTAAAAACGGGGGAAACCATTACGGCCCATTGCCCCAACACCGGACCCATGACCGGTATTTACAAGCCTGGGGCGAAGGTTTATGTGTCCCGCAGTGATAATCCCAAGCGTAAGTTGGCCTATACCTGGGAACTGATTGAGGTGGAGGATAATGGGCCGACTTGGGTGGGGGTGAATACCAGCTTGCCGAACCAGATTGTGGCCCTGGCGTTGGAGCAGCGCCTCTGGACCCAGTTGGGGGACTATCACCGGGTTCGGCGAGAAGTGACCTATGGCCAGGAGAAAAGTCGCATTGATTTTTTATTGGACTACGGGGACGATCGCCCCCTCTATTTAGAGGTCAAAAATACTACTTGGGTTCGGGGACCCCTGGCCCTATTCCCCGACACCGTGACCACACGGGGCCAAAAGCATTTGCGGGAGTTAACGGCCATCTTGCCCCAAGGGCGGGCGGTGATGTTGTATTTCATTAATCGATCGGACTGTCCCCAGTTTTCCCCCGGTGATGATGCCGATCCCTGCTATGGCCAGTTGCTGCGGCAGGCGGTACACCAGGGGCTGGAGGTCTTGCCCTGTCGTTTTACGGTCTCGCCCCAGGGGGTCGATTACCTAGGTCTGGGGGAATTGGTGTTGTAG
- the lipA gene encoding lipoyl synthase, producing MAAAPLPPAPLPPAPLPPAPLPPWLKRPLGRASDISTVQRIVKERQIHTICEEGRCPNRGECYGQGTATFLLMGPVCTRSCGFCQVDKGHAPMALDPEEPAKVAEAVALLGLRYVVLTSVTRDDLPDQGAGWFSQTMAAIRARSPQTRIEVLTPDFWGGEPDPQRAAVIQQDRIATVVAAQPACYNHNIETVARLQGRVRRGAKYDRSLQVLATVKALDPTIPTKSGLMLGHGETEAEILATLVDLRSVGCDRLTLGQYLRPSLDHLPVSQYWTPEAFDDLGNQARSLGFSHVRSGPLVRSSYHAAEEG from the coding sequence GTGGCTGCTGCTCCCTTGCCCCCCGCTCCCTTGCCCCCCGCTCCCCTGCCCCCTGCTCCCCTGCCCCCCTGGCTCAAGCGTCCCTTGGGACGAGCCAGTGATATTTCGACGGTGCAGCGCATTGTTAAGGAGCGCCAAATTCACACCATTTGCGAAGAAGGGCGCTGTCCCAACCGGGGGGAATGCTACGGCCAGGGCACAGCCACCTTTCTGTTGATGGGTCCGGTGTGTACCCGCTCCTGTGGATTTTGTCAGGTGGACAAAGGCCATGCCCCCATGGCCCTGGATCCAGAGGAACCGGCGAAGGTGGCGGAGGCGGTGGCCCTGTTGGGGTTGCGCTATGTGGTGCTGACTTCGGTGACCCGGGATGATCTGCCGGATCAGGGGGCGGGGTGGTTTAGCCAAACTATGGCAGCTATTCGAGCACGATCGCCCCAAACCCGCATTGAAGTGCTGACCCCCGATTTCTGGGGCGGGGAACCGGATCCCCAACGGGCAGCGGTGATTCAACAGGATCGCATTGCCACGGTGGTGGCGGCTCAACCGGCTTGTTATAACCACAATATTGAAACGGTGGCCCGCCTCCAGGGCCGGGTGCGGCGGGGGGCTAAGTACGATCGCTCCCTCCAGGTATTGGCCACGGTTAAAGCCCTCGATCCCACCATTCCCACGAAATCGGGGCTGATGTTGGGCCACGGGGAAACAGAAGCGGAAATCCTGGCTACCTTGGTGGATTTGCGATCGGTGGGCTGCGATCGCCTCACCTTGGGCCAATATCTGCGCCCCTCCCTGGACCATTTACCGGTGTCTCAGTACTGGACCCCGGAAGCCTTTGATGATCTGGGGAACCAAGCGCGATCCCTGGGATTTTCCCATGTGCGATCGGGTCCCCTGGTGCGCAGTTCCTACCATGCCGCTGAGGAAGGTTAA
- the carB gene encoding carbamoyl-phosphate synthase large subunit — protein sequence MPRRNDLKKIMLLGSGPIVIGQACEFDYSGTQACKALREEGYEVVLVNSNPATIMTDPGMADRTYIEPLTPEMVAKVVEQERPDAILPTMGGQTALNTAVALAEMGILDKLGVELIGAKLPAIKKAEDRLLFKEAMARIGVDVCPSGIANTMAEAKDIGRHIGSFPLIIRPAFTMGGTGGGIAYNQEEFETIAQSGLDASPMSQILVEQSLLGWKEYELEVMRDMADNVVIICSIENIDPMGVHTGDSITVAPAQTLTDKEYQRLRDASIKIIREIGVETGGSNIQFAINPIDGAMIVIEMNPRVSRSSALASKATGFPIAKIAAKLAVGYSLNEITNDITEKTPASFEPTIDYVVTKVPRFAFEKFAGTEPTLTTQMKSVGEAMAIGRTFQESFQKALRSLETGHAGWGCDRLEKLPSIQQIRPQLRTPNPDRIFTLRHGLLLGMTTEELYELTAIDPWFLDKFEELLETEKFLKRTPLAQLTAEDLLAVKQQGFSDRQIAFATKTKEDEVRAYRKGLGIVPTYKTVDTCAAEFEAFTPYYYSAYESPTEMLETADQSRSLVAETEVLPCDRRKVMILGGGPNRIGQGIEFDYCCCHASFALGDDGFETMMVNSNPETVSTDYDTSDRLYFEPLTKEDVLNIIEVEQPEGVIIQFGGQTPLKLAVPLATYLSDPQCPVKTKIWGTSPDSIDTAEDRERFEKILRELKIEQPPNGLARSYDEAVACAQRVTYPVVVRPSYVLGGRAMEIVYSDEELERYMTHAVQVEPDHPILIDKFLENAVEVDVDSITDHTGAVVIGGIMEHIEQAGIHSGDSACSLPTVTLSQEVLTVVRDWTVQLAKALKVVGLMNIQFAVQGEQVYILEANPRASRTVPFVSKAIGVPLAKMASRVMSGKTLAELGFTEEVIPPYISVKEAVLPFDRFPGADTILGPEMRSTGEVMGVDLDFGRAFAKAELGASQRLPMAGTVFISVNDRDKQAIVPVAQEFVQLGFKVVATLGTCQALEDQGVPVERIFKVHEGRPHVLDAIKNQQIHLVINSPVGQEAQIDDRSIRRTALSYKIPMITTVAGAKATVSAIKAMQAGPLTVKALQDYHKL from the coding sequence ATGCCCCGCCGTAACGATTTGAAAAAAATCATGCTCCTTGGCTCTGGTCCCATCGTCATTGGCCAAGCCTGTGAATTTGACTACTCAGGCACCCAAGCCTGTAAAGCCTTACGGGAAGAGGGCTACGAGGTGGTGCTAGTCAATTCCAATCCTGCAACGATCATGACCGATCCGGGTATGGCCGATCGTACCTACATCGAACCCCTGACCCCAGAGATGGTGGCCAAGGTGGTAGAACAGGAGCGACCCGATGCCATTCTGCCCACCATGGGCGGCCAAACCGCCCTCAATACCGCCGTTGCCTTGGCGGAAATGGGTATTTTGGACAAGCTGGGGGTGGAGCTGATTGGGGCTAAATTGCCTGCCATCAAAAAAGCAGAAGATCGGCTTCTCTTTAAGGAGGCCATGGCCAGAATTGGTGTGGATGTCTGTCCCTCCGGCATTGCCAACACCATGGCCGAGGCCAAGGACATTGGGCGACACATCGGCTCCTTCCCCCTCATCATTCGTCCCGCCTTCACCATGGGGGGCACCGGTGGTGGTATTGCCTATAACCAGGAAGAGTTTGAGACCATTGCCCAGTCGGGTCTGGATGCTAGCCCCATGTCCCAGATTCTGGTGGAGCAGTCCCTCTTGGGCTGGAAGGAATATGAACTAGAGGTCATGCGAGACATGGCCGATAACGTGGTCATTATCTGCTCGATCGAAAACATTGATCCCATGGGGGTTCACACCGGCGACTCCATTACGGTAGCCCCGGCCCAAACCCTGACCGATAAGGAATATCAGCGGCTGCGGGATGCCTCCATCAAGATCATCCGGGAAATTGGGGTAGAAACCGGCGGTTCCAACATTCAATTCGCCATTAACCCCATCGATGGGGCGATGATTGTCATTGAGATGAACCCCCGCGTCTCCCGGAGTTCGGCCCTGGCTTCCAAGGCCACGGGTTTCCCCATTGCCAAAATTGCGGCCAAGTTGGCGGTGGGCTATAGCCTCAATGAAATTACCAACGACATCACGGAAAAAACCCCGGCCTCCTTTGAACCCACCATTGACTATGTGGTGACCAAGGTGCCCCGGTTTGCCTTTGAGAAATTTGCGGGAACAGAGCCAACCCTCACCACCCAAATGAAGTCGGTGGGAGAGGCCATGGCCATCGGGCGCACCTTCCAGGAGTCCTTCCAAAAAGCCCTGCGATCGTTGGAAACGGGCCATGCAGGATGGGGCTGCGATCGCCTGGAGAAATTGCCCAGTATCCAGCAAATTCGACCCCAACTGCGCACGCCGAACCCCGATCGCATCTTTACCCTGCGCCATGGCTTGCTCCTGGGGATGACCACGGAGGAACTCTATGAACTGACCGCCATCGATCCCTGGTTCTTGGATAAGTTCGAGGAGTTGCTGGAGACCGAGAAATTCCTGAAGCGCACCCCCTTGGCCCAGTTGACCGCCGAGGATCTGTTGGCGGTGAAGCAACAGGGCTTTAGCGATCGCCAAATTGCCTTCGCCACCAAAACCAAGGAAGACGAGGTGCGGGCCTACCGCAAAGGGCTGGGCATTGTGCCCACCTACAAAACCGTGGACACCTGTGCCGCTGAGTTTGAAGCCTTTACCCCCTACTACTATTCCGCCTACGAATCCCCCACGGAGATGCTGGAAACCGCCGATCAGTCCCGATCGCTGGTGGCGGAAACGGAGGTGTTACCCTGCGATCGCCGGAAAGTCATGATCCTGGGGGGGGGACCCAACCGCATTGGCCAGGGGATTGAGTTTGACTATTGCTGTTGCCATGCCTCCTTTGCCCTGGGGGACGATGGCTTTGAAACCATGATGGTCAACTCCAACCCAGAAACCGTCTCGACGGACTATGACACCAGCGATCGCCTCTACTTTGAACCCCTGACCAAGGAAGATGTGCTGAACATCATTGAGGTGGAGCAGCCGGAGGGGGTGATTATCCAGTTTGGGGGCCAAACTCCCCTGAAACTGGCGGTGCCCCTGGCCACCTACCTCAGCGATCCCCAGTGCCCCGTCAAAACCAAGATTTGGGGCACCTCCCCCGATTCCATCGACACCGCCGAAGACCGGGAGCGCTTCGAGAAGATCCTGCGGGAACTCAAGATTGAGCAACCCCCCAATGGCTTGGCCCGCAGCTATGACGAAGCCGTGGCCTGTGCCCAACGGGTCACCTATCCCGTGGTGGTGCGTCCCAGCTATGTGCTGGGGGGTCGGGCCATGGAGATTGTCTATTCCGATGAGGAACTGGAACGCTACATGACCCATGCGGTACAGGTGGAGCCAGATCACCCGATTTTGATTGATAAGTTCCTGGAAAATGCGGTGGAGGTGGACGTGGACTCCATCACCGACCACACCGGAGCCGTGGTCATCGGGGGCATCATGGAACACATCGAGCAAGCGGGGATCCACTCTGGAGACTCCGCCTGTTCTCTGCCCACGGTCACCCTGTCCCAAGAGGTGCTGACGGTGGTGCGGGACTGGACCGTGCAATTAGCCAAGGCGCTGAAGGTGGTGGGGCTGATGAATATTCAGTTTGCAGTGCAAGGGGAGCAGGTTTATATCCTGGAAGCCAACCCCCGCGCCTCCCGCACGGTGCCCTTTGTCTCGAAGGCCATTGGTGTGCCCCTGGCCAAGATGGCTTCGCGGGTGATGTCGGGCAAAACCCTGGCGGAGTTGGGCTTTACGGAAGAAGTGATTCCTCCCTATATTTCCGTGAAAGAGGCGGTGTTGCCCTTCGATCGCTTCCCCGGTGCCGATACCATTCTCGGTCCTGAGATGCGCTCTACGGGCGAGGTGATGGGGGTGGATCTGGACTTTGGTCGGGCCTTTGCTAAGGCGGAACTGGGGGCTTCCCAGCGCTTGCCCATGGCGGGAACGGTGTTTATTTCGGTGAACGATCGCGATAAACAAGCCATCGTCCCCGTGGCCCAGGAGTTTGTGCAATTGGGCTTTAAGGTCGTGGCCACCCTAGGCACCTGCCAAGCTCTGGAAGATCAAGGGGTACCGGTGGAACGCATTTTCAAGGTGCATGAGGGCCGTCCCCATGTGCTGGATGCCATCAAGAACCAGCAGATCCATTTAGTGATTAATTCCCCCGTGGGACAGGAGGCTCAGATCGACGATCGCAGCATCCGCCGCACCGCCCTCAGCTACAAGATCCCCATGATCACCACGGTGGCAGGGGCTAAGGCAACGGTGTCAGCCATTAAGGCGATGCAGGCGGGTCCCCTAACGGTGAAGGCTCTCCAGGACTACCACAAACTGTAG
- a CDS encoding response regulator: protein MAAHKILVIDDSRVIRARVQEMLPKGNFDVLEAKDGVEGLNLIRQEHPNLIMLDFLLPRMSGWEVFQQIQEDATLQSIPLVVMSGRKEEVTEKLPEPFEYFAFIEKPFEKDELMSAIKDAMAGARRRPHMAMVRPPAAPEAGSGSGASSEDMAALKAKVDHLEAEVTKLKHQLGQVLQFIRQKMQ from the coding sequence GTGGCAGCCCATAAAATCCTGGTTATTGATGATAGCCGTGTCATCCGGGCGCGGGTTCAGGAAATGTTACCAAAGGGTAATTTTGACGTTCTAGAAGCCAAAGATGGTGTCGAAGGGCTGAATCTGATCCGCCAGGAACATCCCAATTTGATCATGTTGGACTTTCTGCTGCCCCGCATGAGTGGCTGGGAAGTGTTCCAACAAATCCAGGAAGATGCGACGTTACAATCCATTCCCCTGGTGGTGATGTCGGGCCGCAAGGAAGAGGTCACGGAAAAGCTACCGGAACCCTTTGAGTATTTTGCGTTTATTGAGAAGCCCTTCGAGAAAGATGAGCTAATGAGCGCCATCAAGGATGCCATGGCGGGGGCACGGCGACGGCCCCACATGGCCATGGTTCGTCCTCCTGCGGCTCCTGAGGCGGGGTCAGGGTCGGGAGCTTCGTCTGAAGATATGGCAGCTTTGAAAGCGAAGGTGGATCACCTCGAAGCCGAGGTCACTAAACTGAAACACCAGTTAGGTCAGGTGTTGCAGTTCATTCGCCAGAAAATGCAATAA
- a CDS encoding aminopeptidase P family protein, producing the protein MTATVPPAVVTGSPSPALIPYGLEERDRQDLRHRRQRLGQHLAAPVLLWSGGALARNFPANVLPFRASSHFLYFAGIPLQNAVIALVGGEMTLYLDDAPEAATLWHGESPRRQDWAEYLGAIAHFPLADLGPQVQDQGQQWATIAPQDPLTRQHQEQILGRRVGDPRSPHALDLALTEVVISLRLSHDRFALAQLEAAAAVSMQAHGAALAATVPILAQGGGEAAVRSALEAVMIRHNMTPAYSSIVTVQGEVLHNDHYHHPLQPGDLLLVDGGAETALGWAADITRTWPVSGRFSPSQRAIYAVVLAAHDACIAALKPGVEYEAIHLLACEVLAQGLVDLGILRGQPLDLVAADAHALFFPHGVGHLLGLDVHDMEDLGDRAGYAPGRVRSDRFGLGYLRLHRPLQAGMVVTIEPGFYQVPALLEDPQRRDRYRHQVNWERLAEFADVRGIRIEDDVLITEAGCRVLTAALPTAIAALEALLNP; encoded by the coding sequence ATGACTGCCACTGTCCCCCCTGCTGTTGTCACCGGTTCCCCGTCCCCGGCCTTAATCCCCTATGGCTTGGAGGAGCGCGATCGCCAAGATCTGCGCCACCGTCGCCAGCGCTTGGGCCAACACCTGGCCGCGCCGGTTTTGCTGTGGTCGGGGGGAGCCTTGGCCCGCAATTTCCCCGCCAATGTTTTACCCTTTCGGGCCAGCAGTCATTTTCTCTATTTTGCCGGGATACCGTTGCAGAATGCGGTGATCGCCTTGGTGGGGGGGGAAATGACCCTTTATCTCGATGATGCCCCCGAAGCCGCCACCCTCTGGCATGGGGAGAGTCCCCGGCGGCAGGATTGGGCCGAGTATCTGGGGGCGATCGCCCATTTTCCCCTGGCTGACCTGGGTCCACAGGTGCAAGACCAGGGGCAGCAGTGGGCAACGATCGCCCCCCAGGATCCCCTGACGCGCCAGCACCAAGAGCAGATTTTGGGGCGCAGGGTGGGGGATCCTCGATCGCCCCACGCCCTGGATCTCGCCCTCACCGAAGTGGTCATTAGCCTACGCCTCAGCCACGATCGCTTTGCCCTGGCCCAACTGGAGGCAGCGGCGGCGGTGTCCATGCAGGCCCACGGCGCGGCCCTGGCGGCAACGGTCCCGATTTTAGCCCAGGGCGGGGGGGAAGCGGCGGTGCGATCGGCCCTGGAAGCGGTGATGATTCGTCACAACATGACCCCGGCCTACAGCAGCATTGTCACCGTCCAGGGGGAAGTTCTCCACAATGATCACTACCACCACCCCCTCCAGCCGGGGGATTTGCTGTTGGTGGATGGGGGAGCAGAAACGGCCCTGGGGTGGGCGGCGGATATTACCCGCACTTGGCCGGTGTCGGGACGGTTTTCCCCCAGCCAACGGGCCATTTATGCCGTGGTTCTAGCGGCCCATGATGCTTGCATTGCCGCCCTGAAACCGGGGGTAGAGTATGAGGCGATCCATCTGTTGGCCTGTGAGGTGTTGGCCCAAGGGTTGGTGGATCTGGGGATTTTGCGGGGTCAGCCCTTGGACTTGGTGGCGGCGGATGCCCATGCCCTGTTTTTCCCCCATGGGGTGGGGCATTTGTTGGGGTTGGATGTCCATGATATGGAGGATTTGGGCGATCGGGCGGGCTATGCACCGGGCCGAGTTCGCAGCGATCGCTTTGGTCTGGGGTATCTGCGTCTCCACCGCCCCCTCCAAGCCGGGATGGTGGTCACCATTGAACCGGGGTTCTATCAGGTGCCTGCCCTCTTGGAGGATCCCCAGCGCCGCGATCGCTACCGCCACCAGGTTAATTGGGAGCGATTGGCGGAGTTTGCGGATGTGCGGGGTATTCGCATTGAGGATGATGTGTTGATCACGGAGGCGGGCTGTCGTGTCCTGACGGCGGCCTTACCCACGGCGATCGCCGCCCTCGAAGCCCTCCTTAACCCCTAA
- a CDS encoding DUF3288 family protein — protein sequence MAESRLPEQKHPQWAIDRATADQILQQDMTDLGLVELARLKIRYQGFPGARDIQDSLATALKRWNLSEAELFAKTRAIHSQQRVYRNSGEDLEDWT from the coding sequence ATGGCTGAATCGAGATTACCCGAACAGAAGCATCCCCAGTGGGCCATCGATCGGGCCACCGCTGACCAAATCCTGCAACAGGACATGACCGATCTCGGTTTAGTGGAACTAGCACGTCTAAAAATTCGTTATCAGGGATTCCCAGGGGCCAGAGACATCCAAGATAGTCTAGCTACCGCCCTTAAACGTTGGAACCTATCGGAAGCCGAGCTATTTGCCAAAACTAGGGCCATCCATAGCCAACAGCGGGTCTATCGTAACTCAGGGGAAGACCTGGAAGACTGGACTTGA
- a CDS encoding EVE domain-containing protein: MNYWLMKSEPTVYGLDDLERDQQTLWDGVRNYQARNYLRQMAVGDRAFFYHSNTKPPGIVGLMTITAVGIVDPTQFDPSSDYHDPKASPDAPRWQTVTVTFGQRFDHCLTLDQLKATISPDELGVVRRGNRLSVMPVTIAIAHRLLVLGGLNPSIPGT; encoded by the coding sequence ATGAATTACTGGTTAATGAAGTCGGAACCGACGGTCTACGGCCTTGACGACCTAGAGCGGGATCAGCAGACCCTGTGGGATGGGGTGCGCAACTACCAGGCCCGCAACTACCTGCGGCAGATGGCCGTGGGCGATCGGGCTTTTTTCTACCACTCCAACACCAAACCCCCCGGCATTGTCGGCCTAATGACCATTACAGCGGTGGGGATCGTTGACCCGACCCAGTTCGACCCCAGCAGTGACTACCATGACCCCAAGGCCAGCCCCGATGCCCCTCGCTGGCAAACGGTGACCGTGACCTTTGGCCAACGCTTTGACCATTGCCTGACTCTGGATCAGCTCAAGGCCACCATCAGCCCCGACGAATTGGGGGTCGTGCGCCGGGGTAATCGCCTGTCGGTGATGCCGGTGACGATCGCGATCGCCCACCGCCTCCTGGTTCTGGGTGGCCTGAACCCATCAATTCCTGGGACTTGA
- a CDS encoding EAL domain-containing protein, which yields MFNRATPFKTLFIEHNPGEVAALRQVLRFSETRFASGQPCTTVSLMTVPQLQWVLDAPLSQSLDLIFLGSATDQTNVLTMVAQLQQHLPQVPLIVVDRHHRLNPAQQRELVQQGVHGYWDEKQIQSQTLGEALEMVIQHYRYSPARSQSASPSLQTTAGSSHAHTPDFGEEPQGRGTRSASLPPTLAMADPASLLAAVNDAVILVNLEGRIQHLNPAAERLTGWLTEMAQGQWIQDVCQVLRDNCPEPIQSLVSATLAGQRTANAPGLIVLSHRDQYQRAVDLSVVPHLSPQGDIQGAVVVCREVTPTRRLASQLVWQASHDSLTGLLNRSEFEFYLEKAVNHAQLTDQTHVLCYLDLDQFKIVNDTCGHSTGDELLRQVSHCLQSQLRDSDILARLGGDEFGLLLHNISLGEGQQRMETLVAQVRQIQFLHHDRLFQVGASIGIVAIGQGEADKATLLSAADTAMYIAKDRGGNRCHGYQVGDLEMEQRRGDMQWVSRLTQALEDDRFCLYVQAIAPIQPVAAFQPRPPAIYEVLLRLQDPHGNLVMPGAFIPAAERYHLMPDLDRWVIRTLFRTLASLPPIPHHTRTIYNINLSGASFNDDQFLEFVRQQFRQYAIAPSQICFEVTETAAIANLPKAVDFIRELRALGCQFALDDFGSGMSSLTYLNTLPVDYLKIDGQLIRPIATDSVSAAMIEAIVHISSAMGLETVAEFVEDATILQKIKAFGIDYAQGYAIAHPIPLADLYGSVHLKIG from the coding sequence ATGTTCAACCGGGCTACACCCTTTAAGACTCTTTTTATTGAACACAACCCTGGGGAAGTCGCAGCCCTACGTCAGGTGTTGCGGTTTTCTGAAACCCGGTTTGCCTCAGGACAACCCTGTACCACGGTTTCTTTGATGACCGTGCCGCAGCTTCAGTGGGTGCTGGATGCTCCGTTATCCCAGTCCTTGGATCTGATTTTTCTGGGTTCTGCGACGGATCAGACTAATGTCCTGACCATGGTGGCCCAACTTCAGCAACACCTGCCCCAGGTTCCGTTGATTGTGGTCGATCGCCACCATCGTTTGAACCCTGCCCAACAGCGTGAGTTAGTGCAGCAGGGAGTCCATGGGTATTGGGATGAGAAGCAGATACAGTCTCAAACCTTGGGAGAAGCCCTTGAGATGGTTATTCAACACTACCGCTACTCCCCTGCCCGATCGCAGTCCGCGAGTCCCAGCCTCCAGACCACGGCAGGGTCCAGCCATGCCCATACCCCAGATTTCGGGGAGGAACCGCAGGGTCGAGGGACTCGATCGGCCAGCCTCCCCCCGACCCTGGCCATGGCTGACCCCGCCTCCCTGCTGGCAGCGGTCAACGATGCGGTGATCTTGGTTAACCTGGAAGGCCGCATTCAGCACCTCAACCCCGCAGCCGAACGCCTCACCGGTTGGCTGACCGAAATGGCCCAAGGCCAGTGGATCCAAGATGTCTGTCAGGTCTTGCGGGACAACTGCCCCGAACCGATCCAAAGCCTGGTGAGCGCTACCCTGGCCGGTCAACGCACCGCCAATGCGCCCGGTCTGATTGTGCTGAGCCACCGGGATCAATATCAGCGGGCCGTGGATTTGTCCGTAGTCCCCCACCTTTCCCCCCAGGGGGATATCCAAGGTGCGGTGGTGGTGTGCCGGGAGGTGACCCCCACCCGGCGGCTCGCGAGTCAGTTGGTGTGGCAAGCGAGCCATGATTCCCTGACGGGGTTGCTGAATCGATCGGAGTTTGAGTTTTATCTGGAAAAAGCGGTTAACCATGCCCAACTCACCGATCAAACCCATGTGCTGTGCTATTTAGATCTAGACCAATTCAAAATTGTCAATGATACCTGTGGTCACTCCACGGGGGACGAGTTGTTGCGCCAGGTCAGCCACTGTCTCCAGAGTCAACTGAGGGACAGCGATATCCTTGCCCGCTTGGGGGGGGATGAGTTTGGCTTGTTGTTGCATAACATCTCCTTGGGCGAGGGACAGCAGCGCATGGAAACCCTGGTGGCCCAAGTGCGCCAGATCCAGTTTTTGCACCACGATCGCCTGTTTCAGGTGGGAGCCAGCATCGGTATTGTGGCCATTGGCCAGGGAGAAGCCGACAAAGCCACCCTGCTCAGTGCCGCTGACACCGCCATGTACATCGCCAAGGATAGGGGAGGCAACCGTTGCCATGGCTATCAGGTGGGGGATTTGGAGATGGAACAGCGGCGGGGGGATATGCAGTGGGTGTCCCGCTTAACCCAAGCCTTGGAAGACGATCGCTTTTGCCTTTATGTCCAGGCCATTGCTCCGATTCAGCCCGTTGCAGCTTTCCAGCCCCGCCCCCCCGCAATTTATGAAGTTTTGCTGAGGCTTCAGGATCCCCATGGCAACTTGGTGATGCCCGGTGCTTTTATCCCAGCGGCTGAGCGCTATCATCTTATGCCTGATCTCGATCGCTGGGTTATTCGCACCCTCTTTCGCACCCTGGCCAGCCTCCCCCCCATCCCCCATCACACCCGCACCATCTATAACATCAACCTGTCAGGGGCTAGCTTTAACGACGATCAGTTTTTGGAGTTTGTGCGGCAACAGTTCCGGCAGTATGCCATTGCCCCTTCCCAAATTTGCTTTGAGGTCACGGAAACCGCTGCCATTGCCAACCTGCCCAAAGCGGTGGACTTTATCCGTGAACTGAGGGCTTTGGGGTGTCAGTTTGCCCTGGATGACTTTGGCAGCGGCATGTCCTCCCTCACCTACCTCAACACCCTGCCGGTGGACTACCTGAAGATTGACGGTCAGCTTATCCGCCCCATTGCCACGGATTCCGTCAGTGCCGCCATGATCGAAGCCATTGTCCACATCAGTTCCGCCATGGGTCTGGAAACCGTGGCCGAATTTGTGGAAGATGCCACCATTCTCCAAAAAATCAAAGCCTTTGGCATTGACTATGCCCAGGGCTATGCCATTGCCCATCCGATCCCCTTGGCAGATCTCTACGGCTCAGTCCACCTAAAAATAGGATAG